In Salvia miltiorrhiza cultivar Shanhuang (shh) chromosome 4, IMPLAD_Smil_shh, whole genome shotgun sequence, the DNA window tcactattatgtatattatgcaacaaaaaaatattcagAAACCAATGaaacaattagccgccggaaattcatagccgtgaacagtagccgGCGGTCCAAACTATACACGGCTACTGGTCAGCGGCTATGaacttccggcggctaattactccatttgtttcataatatttttttgttgcataatatacataatagtgaatttttgagccctcttagtaatattatattataacacgaataccttaatttagagtttttatttaaatttttaattttatttttttttatattacaagaagtatacattgatgtcaaatatgagagatactgaatctgcaaaaaattggattatagtggggtaaaaatactcactttatgcatgatttgattgaacacaaaataatacagtaaacacataaaataataggctatttttgaagaaaacactTGAAACTCCTGAAAtgtaaatacaaaaatattttagctctaaaaaaacaattagccgccggaaattcatagccgtgaacagtagccgGCGGTCCAAACTATACACGGCTACTGGTCAACGGCTATGaacttccggcggctaattactccatttgtttcataatatttttttgttgcataatatacataatagtgaatttttgagccctcttagtaatattatattataacacgaataccttaatttagagtttttatttaaatttttaattttattttttttatattacaagaagtatacattgatgtcaaatatgagagatactgaatctgcaaaaaattggattatagtggggtaataatactcactttatgcatgatttgattgaacacaaaataatacagtaaacacataaaataataggttatttttgaataaaacaCTTGAAACTCATGAAATGtaaccaaaaaaatatttgagctCTAAAAAAACAATTAGCCGCCAGAAATGCAAAGCCGGTCGTACTAGCCGTGTGAAAATTTTCACACACGGCTAGTGAATCCGGCTACgattttgtggcggctaataTTTGTTTTGGGAGCAAAAAATCATTTTGAAGTAATACAtatggttgtaaaattttttaccttgttatgaatgtttgaaAGTAACATATGTATCCCTTTTTgtgtatttctatttatttgttaatgttttagtcaaaaaagtacatgtccacatgaaataagagataaggtgactgcacaaatttggattgtaatgaggctttaatgctcactttctgcatgcatttgattgcacattgaataatagattgaagtgTACTGAATGAATGAACAatacatttcacgtgaatttgtacAAAGAAATCTAATATTAGTCTATAATGGCTACATTTGTGAATGAGAAAACATAAATCCAAATACTCGTAGAAAGAGCATTCagttaaaaaattgagaaattgaaaccCTCAAAGATTTGAGAAGTGGTTTGTGCGATAGTTGGTGCAATTGGTGTTCAAATTCTACTTGAAGAGGTGATTTTCTCATATATTGTTTGTGTAATTAATAGTTTGAatgttttatgttatatttatgagaattttgaaagtgtttatgcatattttaatactacattttatgtgtttttatagatggaattcgttagatacatatatgtgagatacaacggacTCGTCGATGGTATACACTATGTTGGTGGGGCTACAGAGGTCCTTCCCCTCGTCAACGAAACTATTGAGAGCCTGATGTGCAGCGTCAACAATATTATGAGGACGCATTCGTTGAGCTCGAGCtaccaattgtattatttggcgaccaatctaTTTGGTAGGGAGATGAAATGTGGCTTGGCCACAGACGATGACGTGGAAGCCTTGTTGGCAACTGCCGActatcccatggtgtacgttgagcactACAACGGTCCGATTGTAGAAGAAGCCCGCTGGCCTACTTTTAATTTTGCTGAACCTTCGGGACACGTAGGTGAAGCACAATGCAGTCAGTATGAGACGCCGTATTATCATCATACGTCGTTTCATGGTGTCCAGAGCTCGCCTCCACGACAATATTTTACATGGGATGGACAACCGCTAGACGAATCTGCATGGAATCAAACCGAAAGGCTTAATGAAGTATGTGGGAGATTGAACGATGTGCGGACAGATGATGAACCTGAGCACGAAGCTGAAGGCTCGGTTGCATCAGGAGACGATGATGATTCTGATGATGAAGAATTTGACCCTGCGCTCGAGGTGGGCACTGCTTCTGatgcctctgaggatttattagacgacGATCTAATCGATTTCACGAAgaccgagcgagcaggttggatccgacaaagtacaACACATGACGGACATGGGCCAGCCGAGACCGGTgatctaactaattggttagttcccttgattccagtggacgcctCGGCTTCGCTggttgctcgcgagagtgaccCTTCTAGAGTTGATGATCTGCAGAAGAATTCTTTTTACAACAGCAAAGACGACCTGATCATTGCTGTTGGTTTGTGGAACATGAAGCGAGGCGCTGAGACAAAAGTTGTCCGCTCAGATCCGGGACGAGTCTATTTCTCGTGCAAGCACTCTGACAACTGCAATTTCGATCTTCGTGCGTCTAGTCACGGCCGAGGGATGTGGAGAGTGCATAAGTTGAAAGAGCATTCATGCGAAGGGGACTTGCGCACAGCTAAAAAAATCAAGGCGCACTCGAAGGTGGTGGCAGCGTTTGTGGCAAACAGAATACGCGATGATggagaggtcattaagccgaaatcCATCATGGCTGAGTTATTACGCGATTTcggcatcaaaatcaaatatgatgtcgcgctgcgtgcaagaaatctcgGGATGGATATGATATACGGTCGAGTTGATGATTCGTTCCTCCTGCTCCCAAGATATCTGTATGCCCTGAAGGAAGCGAATCCTGGCACCTTATATGATTTGGATGTAGATGTAGACTGCCGGTTCAAACATTTGTTTGTTGCTCTGTGGGCTTCCATCTCACCTTTCTACTTTCACCTTCGACCAGTGATTGTGGTTGACGGCACACACCTGAAGGGCAAAAATAGTGGCATTTTGTTTGTCGCCGTGACAAAAGACGGAAACGAGGCAGTTTTTCCCTTGGCGATCGGTGTCGgtccgatcgagaatgatgagtcgTGGAAGTGGTTTATGTCACATCTGAGAGGTGCTTGCGGCGAGCCCGATAACTTACTTATTGTATctgatgcgcatgtctccatcgctaatgctgtgaagagcgagtttccaaatgctactcacggtATTTGCTACTACCACTTGTTGAACAAGATGAAGGGTTACGGGCCCGGTGTTGCTGAGCTTTTCCGCCAAGCTGCATACGCCTACGAGCAATCAGATTACACGCGTGCAATGTCAGCCATGGCTGCTCTGAAGCCAAAGGCGTACGAGAAGTTGTTGCGCGTAGGCCCGgagaagtgggcacgatcacaaTGTCCTGTGTCCCGTTACAGTTTCCTTACATCCAATGCCGCCGAGAGTTTTAATGCACGTTTGCTGTGGGCCAGGCGTCTTCCAATCTGCTCGATGTTGGAGGCAGTCAGATTAGTTGTCGAGCAGTGGTTCAACGACAGGCTTGCGGCCGCACAAGAGAGCGATGAAAATCTGACTCCGGAGGCAAAACAGAAGCTCAGTGCAGAACTTGTAAAAAGTCGTCGTTACACAGCCAAGAGGACCACCGAGAGAAAATACAGGGTTCGTGCTAGTGGTCGCCATTATATGGTTGACCTTCAAAAGCAGAGCTGTGAATGCAACGAATTCAACGAGGACCAGATgccgtgttctcatgcgatTGCAGCCATTACGTATGTCATTTCTACTCATGACCTCAATTACCATTATTAAATAACAAAAAGTATAATCGTATGTTTTGCAGTGAGGCGAACGAGTCAGTGGAGGATTACGTGCACTCTTACTACTGGAACAGTTCACTAGTTGACACATACTCTGGCGACGTTAACCACTTGCCTCCCATAGAAAATTGGAATATTCCTTTCCACACTGCATCTCAGCTTGTTTTACCAAATCTCTCTCGGCGACAAGCTGGTCGTCCAAAGGAAACTCGAGTTCGATCCGCAGGTGAAAGGCCGACTCAAAACACATCAACAGCGGAGGCATCAACTAGTAGCAAGAAACGAGCACCCAAAACGTGTGGTCTCTGTGGCGGGTCTGGTCACACACGTCGATCGTGCAAGGGTACGGCCACCGATGCGTAGTCGTATTTATGTTTAAATTGAATAGACTTGCTATATTCTTTAATTATAAATGCAATttataaatagaaatgaattactACATAATTTTGATTGTCAAGTAAGTATGATTTATTGTTTGAATTTGTCAAATATTAGAATTGAATATCCTTAACAACGTCCATCAAACCAAAATAGAAGGATTAGCCGCCACAAGAGTATATCCGTGAGGATTAGCCGCGAGTAGTAAAATAATACGCGGCTAATCCTCACGGCTACACTTTTATGGCGGCTAATCCTTCTATTTGGGTTTGATGGACGTTGTTAAGGATATTCAATTCTAATATTTGACAAATTCAAACAATAAATCATACTTACTTAACAATGACCACCATTTACATGTCACTACAATTATGAGTTGAAATTATAAATGAGAATTTGGGAAAATGCACAACTTGtactaataaatttataatataccATTACAGAGCTTGAAATTATGTGGTTATGCATTAAAAATGTCATTAAATCCAAATAAActaattagccgccacaaaagtGTAAAAAAAGTGGTAGCCGCTAGTAGTGTATTCCGTGGCGGCTAATCCTCACGGCTACACTTTTGTGGCGGGTAATCAGTTTATTCATCTTATCTTACAGTTTTATATGTATCACAAGTCATCATGGAAGTAAATATAGATAAGAAGATACTAACATGTCGGGGTAAAAATGTTGGTAAATAGTCATAATGTACATAGAATACAAGTTCAAAGTACATCAGGGGATGAGCAAAACTCGTAGATGGCACTGCCTATCTTGTCCCTATACAGATGAAAATTATTATTGCCCCACTCCAGGCTCGGCGAGTCTGCGATCAAACGCTCCACGGTCATGCACGCGAAAACACCAGAGCTAACTCGGTCGCTCTGTGCAAACTGCTCGGCAGGATCAGCATACTCGATCTGCAGCTGACGCCATTGGAGATTCTGATTCGGGTTCTCCACAATGCGTGTTCTCTCGAACCAAAGGAACACCTCAAGGACCCGGTAGAAAAGACGGCCCAAAGGACACAGAGCGCGCAGCATGTCGTGGCGTGACTGTGCCCCAATCCGATACAAGTTTGGATCGAATACGCGACATTTACCCGTGAGCATATCAATGCTACAGATAACGATACGCCCCTCGACAAATACAGGAACAATGACCTGTACAGGAAGAAATACTTGATCAACAATCCTTTTTATTTTCCATCAAAATTATTTATGATGTAGGTGTAATTGTGTACCGCAATGGCATCCAACCAATCTCCCTGAGTCGATGAGGTACCCTTGCCATACACTGAATACATCAGCTTGGCAGCCGGCTTCCACGACAACACCGGAGCCTCAGAGCTTATAAGCCGCTGCTCTGCACGAGAGTTAAACATACGGCGCGCATTCTCCATCAGCTCCTTGTATTCTCTATCCAAAAAAGCCTGCAAAGAAGAAAAACATTATTTcaacaatattttattataaacgcAAAATATGTTAATGCTTACGAAGAATTCCGTATCCAATATGATATGCGTCCTGTGATCGATGTCCTGAAGCAGGTCTGTACCGGTCACCAGCCTATGCCTCAGCGTCATCATGTACGCATCTACATGCTGcacatactttaatgttaatatTAAGTAAACAATAATACTACATGTAACAAATGCATCAAAAATATTAGATACCTGTGGCTCGAGGTCTTTAGTCCTGCTCATGAGAGTTTGCCAAAACGTCCTCTTCATCGGGTGCCCACTCTCTGTCACCACCAACTTCCTGTAGCTCCCATTACGGATACCCTCCACCATACGAGTAAATCCCTCAATATACTTCTTGTCGACAGGTTTCGGCTCGCGGCTGTGAACGTATGGGGATCTCAGCGCAGCCGAAAGCTGCCGCTCACGGTGGCTTCGGCGCAGTTGCGCGCCctctggtggtggtggtggacaaACACTGACGGGAAGGACAGGTGTTGCCCCAGAAGCAGAAGCTCCCTATATTTACATTAAAACAACAAAAGTTAAACATATAAACAGTTTAACAATGACACGTAATTTCAATTAGAagttaaatttaaaacaaatactgaGCTTTTACCCCAGTAAACTGCTGCCAGAAACGCTCCATATCTCCCTGAGAATAACCAGCCTCGAGAAGAACCGGCAGCGAAGAACGAGGCGGCTCGAATGGGTGTGCTGAGCTCGAGGGCTGCTCAGTGTACGAGTAGCGTGGCCCCAGATATGGGGTCAAGTGTCCGCCAGCCCCAAAAGTCGTGGGCACACCAAAACCAGTATGCGGGCCCGGTGGGGTTTGATAATCATCACTGGCAGAGTGACCCGCGTCCCTAGCAGGCGACTGGTGTGCAGGGGACCTCTGCTGCGATGGCGCATCCTCGTGCTCGGGCTCCGTCTCGGGCTCCGTCTCGGGCTCGGGCTCACGTCGCCTGTACGATTGAGGTCTTGGAGCAGGCATGGGCTGACGTACATCGGTGCTATGCGAGCATCGGCAACGCATACACCCAAAGGTCTCCTCGGCCCAATTCTTCAGCCTCGTGAATAGGCCCTCCTCCACACGCCTCGCCACCCGGCCCTCACTCTCGCGCACCATCTGTTCCATGCGCTGCCACTCCTGCTCGCTCAAACCAGAAGGCCCATGAGCAGCACTGCTCTCTCCCCCGTATCTGGGCCTCCTTTGACTCTGGGACCTCCGGCCGGAAGTCACGGGGCGATCGCCGCCGCCACTCTGATCCCGCTGGCCACTGCTCGACGAGGACGAAACCACCTGTGGTCTCTGCCGCTTTCCCTGGTCTCTGCGCCTCGAACTGCGACGTCGGGGTTCCATCTGAATAGATGCGTCAGAGCGGTCCCCACCCCCAGTATCCGGTCGAGGATTCCTCTGGCCGAAGACGCCCGGACCTGGAAACTGGACATCTCCTTCATTCGCGACCGATAGCCACCAATGCGTCTCCAGCTCCTGCTGTTCGGGCTGCAACTCATAAAGCCCGGTCTCCtgcaataaaaaatatatgtacatgATGATTAATATTCATAACATCAAATATAATTAACTAATAAACACTTAAATTATTACCGGTGACTCAAATAGGGGCTGCAAGTCTGCAATGTTGTGACTCAAGAAGGTCCACCTCTTGAATCTAGGTAATATCCCGGCATTATGTAGAGCGATGTGGCTGCCCAAGGCGGGAATAACCTCAAGACCCCAAGTATATAGAGCCCAAGAAGGCCCATAGAAGTGGTACTTCCATTCTACCGACATCTTCTTCATCCTGAAGTTCAAGCGATTATATGCCGCTGCACCCCAAGGAAATGTGGAGAACTCCGACAAGTCCTCCGCCAAAGCCCACGTCCAGATCTCCACGGGTCGTGGCGTGTCCACGCCCAAAATaaatgcgtgtagcaccaacaGGTGGGCCACACGCAGTGCTATCGAGCCGTCGGGGTCGTCAATCTCCGTCCACTGCTAAAAAAAAATGCTTGCCAACTCCCTAACTGACAAGCGCCGCCCGCCACAAACTCGTCTGTATGCTACATTACTATTCAAATTGTGGCGGGCTGTTGGATCGAAACTATGTTGCCCAAATGACAATCCGGTCACAAGAGCGAAAGCGGCGTGATCAAGGCAAACCTTCTGGCCATTGATGTAGAACCACATCACATCGTCACTATCCAGCAGATGACGAGAGACAATATGATGCAATGCCATGTTGCACCTGTAGCCCGGCTCCCAATCCAACAAATGTCCAAAGCAACCCTGCCTGAACGTATTCTCCAGTGCGTGGCCCCCAATTTCCCTCAGTCGCTCGGGTACCAGGGACAAATAACTGGTCTTGTAGTAAGAACTGATCTGCGTCCCGGGGCGATTTATTGTGTCGGGCCTCCGATAACCGATCTATTCAATAccaaaaatttatcaattaaaaagccaacatataattaattaaatcaaataattatcaatttaataataacataactaattcaaccaaatagaattattattaaatcaaataattcacgaaaataattatGTACATGTAGAGGATCTTCGCGTTACTTTAATAATTATGCACTACCCAATTCAATTCTTTGGCATCTCAGcttatttaaataattgaaatgattttaaaattaaactaaatcaaattatatactaagtaattcacaaataacataactaattcaaccaaaatgactacaacaaaataacataagtaTTTCACGTcccaacaaaataattaaacataatgACTACAACCAAAATGAATATAcaaccaataattaattattttcgtccCAACATAAGTAAATTCCGTCCCAATAATTAAACAATGTAATTTTCGTCCCAACATAATTAATTCACGAACACAAGTAATTCGAATTAAACAATCCGGTCCAAAAACATTCACGAAAATAACATGCTTCTACTTGTGGAAAATAACATCCTTATTCACGAATTTAAAATCAACGAAATAGGATACTTActtgatttgaagaagaagccatggtcTATGCCTTCGGATGTTGAAAAAATCGTGGATGCTCTCCTTCAAGTTCAAAAAAAATGATTCTCATTCAAACATGGACAAACAAGAAAACCaagcaaaaaacaaaaattcattCCAATTTACCTTGGGTTTGGAATGCTCTCCTCTCTCTTAAAAATGAGTAGCCGATGCTCTTTCTCCTctgtctctctctttctcggctgcctctctctctcactctctctcaaaaaataaactttaccCGTGCGGCTAGGTTAAAACTTCTACTCAATTCTTATACATGTAAATGGGTTTCTTGGTCAAACAAGCCTTTAAATTGCCGTGTATATCCCCCCAATAAAGCTTCCAATATTCTCGCCTATCTGtatagccgtatgaattgtccaatcaccctttaagcttataatttttaaaaaaaaataggttttcgtgtataaatagaataaatagtagtaaattaagggtaaaaaatacgactattatataaaatgatatgaaaaattattttaaaaacatttaaTAGCTTACCCGCCAGTACTGAGTATCCTTACGCTTTAGCCGTGAGTATTTTCTTATCCACGGCTACTGCAGCCGGCTACATATTTCTGGCGGGTACCCACTTTTTAAGGTGTATTATGTTTCActgattcataatatatgattttttaatttttttatgcaccatttgctattattttatgtgttacaatattaattcatatacaatcaaataaactaaataaatttagacttattgagtttattttgtcaatctccttctcgtgaatttactgcaaagagattcccaccctataaagctgcattgtagccgtatgaattgtccaatcaccctttaagcttataatttaaaaaaaaaataggttttcgtgtataaatagaagaaatagtagtaaattaagggtaaaaaatacgaatattatataaaatgatatgaaatattattttaaaaatatttaatagctTACCCGCCAGTACTGAGTAGCCGTACGCTGTAGCCGTGAGTAGTTTCTTACCCACGGCTACGGCAGCCGGCTACATATTTCTGGCGGGTACCCACTTGGTAAGGTGTATTATGTGTCACTGATTCATAATAgatgattttgtaatttttttatgcaccatttactattattttatgtgttacaatattaattaatatacaatcaaataaactaaataaatttagacttattgagtttatattgtcaatctccttctcgtgaatttactgcaaCTAGATTCCCACCCTAGAAAGCTATTATACCCGTGAATTGTCCAATCCCCctttaagtttataataataaaaaaaattaggtctgtttaaaaatttaaaatcaagagTATTATGAAACTAGAATATTTTATAAAGCTAATGAAGTATTTACCCGCCTGTTAATCCTAGCCGGTTAAATTAGCCGCCAGTATCCATTTCCGGCCGGCTACTGCTAACGGCTACGATTAACCGGCGGGTAATTGTTGTATtagcttaaaaaaaaatacttgtttCATAATACgcttgatttaattttttttcaactttcttataGATGTTTAATAACATGAAAACCTGTCTTTATTTTTTCGAACTTAAGGCATTTAGGGTTACAAATAATGACGTAAGTTAGCAAATAATGCCATTTCCTCAGATTTAGAGTCATATTTAACTACctctcttacacattttcttacacaagtgtacttgtgtaagaaaagtgtaagaacttttacggaAAACGATGCAAACCTATCACCATCAATtgcaaagtgggtagttttataagacATCTTATATGGGTGGGTAATTTTGTAAGATACCTAAccaaagtgggtactttaaatTCCATCCCAAATATAAATATGGGATAAGGTGAGAAAATCGAAAGTGACAGTAATTTGTGTGATAC includes these proteins:
- the LOC131023018 gene encoding uncharacterized protein LOC131023018, which gives rise to MKCGLATDDDVEALLATADYPMVYVEHYNGPIVEEARWPTFNFAEPSGHVGEAQCSQYETPYYHHTSFHGVQSSPPRQYFTWDGQPLDESAWNQTERLNEVCGRLNDVRTDDEPEHEAEGSVASGDDDDSDDEEFDPALEVGTASDASEDLLDDDLIDFTKTERAGWIRQSTTHDGHGPAETGDLTNWLVPLIPVDASASLVARESDPSRVDDLQKNSFYNSKDDLIIAVGLWNMKRGAETKVVRSDPGRVYFSCKHSDNCNFDLRASSHGRGMWRVHKLKEHSCEGDLRTAKKIKAHSKVVAAFVANRIRDDGEVIKPKSIMAELLRDFGIKIKYDVALRARNLGMDMIYGRVDDSFLLLPRYLYALKEANPGTLYDLDVDVDCRFKHLFVALWASISPFYFHLRPVIVVDGTHLKGKNSGILFVAVTKDGNEAVFPLAIGVGPIENDESWKWFMSHLRGACGEPDNLLIVSDAHVSIANAVKSEFPNATHGICYYHLLNKMKGYGPGVAELFRQAAYAYEQSDYTRAMSAMAALKPKAYEKLLRVGPEKWARSQCPVSRYSFLTSNAAESFNARLLWARRLPICSMLEAVRLVVEQWFNDRLAAAQESDENLTPEAKQKLSAELVKSRRYTAKRTTERKYRVRASGRHYMVDLQKQSCECNEFNEDQMPCSHAIAAITEANESVEDYVHSYYWNSSLVDTYSGDVNHLPPIENWNIPFHTASQLVLPNLSRRQAGRPKETRVRSAGERPTQNTSTAEASTSSKKRAPKTCGLCGGSGHTRRSCKGTATDA